A region of the Bacillus sp. NP247 genome:
CAATAAGATGGTGATTACATGGTAAATCGATTCGTATCAGTAAGACAAGTTGGAATGACAGTAGCATTGTTACTTGTGGTGATGTTAATCGTCATTCCGCTTTTTCTCATTTTATTTTCTAGTGTATATGAAAATAGCAGTTGGAATTTTTTAAAGCCTTTTGAAGTCATGCAGAGTGGTGGATTAGCTGGGATTTTTCTGAATTCAATGTTGCTAGGTGTACTCGTTGTACTAGGAGCTACAATATTAGCATTTCCATTAGCGTTCATTATGAGCAAAACAGATGTTGGAAAGCATAGTAAATTGGACATTGTTTTTATGATTCCATTTATGACGCCGCCGTATATTGGATCGATGGGCTGGATTTTGTTCATGCAACCTAACGGCTATTTTGAACAATTTTTTCCGATGCTAAAGACGATTTCATCTTCGTTTTTTAGTTTAGGAGGTATGGTTCTAATTATGAGTCTGCATTTATTCCCATTCCTTTATTTCATGTTAAAGAACACGTTACTTCAGATTGGGAGTAGTAAAGAAGAAGCTGCAGCAGTTCATGGTGGGGGATTCTTCTATCGTTTAAGAAAAATAATATTACCGTTATTATTATCAAGTTATGTAATGGGTGCTTTACTCATTTTCGTAAAGACGATTGCAGAATTTGGAACACCGGCTACATTTGGACGTAGAATTGGCTTTCATGTATTAACATCAGAAATTCATAAATTTATCTCGAGTTGGCCGATTGATTTTAGTAGTGCAACGGCTTTATCCTCATTGTTACTTAGTGCATGTATGCTCATTTGGTATGTGCAAAATGTATTGAATCGAAAGTACTCATATGCAATGGTTAGTGGAAAAGGTGTGAAATCTAAAAGATATACTTTGTCTATATTTACACGTTTTATAGCATGGGTTTATGTAATTTCTTTACTAATAGTAGCAATTGGAATCCCATACTTTTCTATACTTATTGCTTCTTTGTCAAAACTAAGAGGCGGTGGCTTACATTTAAATAACTTTACAACAAGCCATTATGAAGCATTGTTTACAATAGGTTCTCCAGGATTAGAAGCTTTATGGAACAGTTTTATTTTTTCACTCGTAACAGCGATTGTTGCTGTAATTGTTGGGGTCTTTTTGGCACTTATGATTCGAAAGGGGAAAAAGTCCTCTGAAAAATGGCTTGATATGTGCGGTATGTTACCGAATATGGTACCAGGAATAGTGATGGTTGTAGGGCTTATTTTATTTTGGAATTCACCATATATGCCTATATCAATTTACAATACGCCTGTCATGGTTATAGTAACGTATGTTGTTCTTTTTTTACCTTATACGGTGCAGTATGTAAAAGCATCGCTCGGACAAATTGATGATTCTCTTGTACAGGCAGGGAGTATTTTTTCTGGAAATTATATTTATATTTTTAGAAAAATAATATTGCCTCTTATTATCCCAGGCATTCTTGCTGGATGGGCGATGACATTTACGATTTCGATAAGAGAGTTAGTAGCATCGCTTCTCGTACTACCTCCATCAGTAGAAACGTCAGCAACGTTTATTTTTGCTCAATTTGAACAAGGGGAAGTATCTATAGGAATGGCGATGGCCGTTGTTTCTGTTGGGCTTACAACAATGTGCTTATTACTTCTGCAATATATGGAGCAAAAACGAAAAGGGGTAGCATGATGAGGATGGAAGTATGGGGAGGAGCGGGAGAATACGGTCGTTCCTGCTATTTTGTAAAAAATAAAGAGATGAAAATAGTATTTGATTGTGGTATTAATCGATCCTATGAGGAGAGTTATCCAAAAATAGAACGAGAAATAGTTACATTTTTGGATGCGGTATTTTTATCACATATTCATGAAGATCATACGATGGGATTACCTTTATTGACGAAGTATGGATATAAGAAAAAAATTTGGACGACTCGTTATACGAAGGAGCAACTGCCAGCTTATTTTGAAAAATGGAAAAACTACAATCTTTCAAAAGGGTGGGATTTACCTTATAACGACCAAAATATTAAAGATTTAAATTATGTATGTATTGATGAGATTAGTAATCCAAATGAATGGATACAGATTACGCCAACGTTGCGGTTTCAATGGGGGTATAGTGGGCATGTATTAGGAGCTGTTTGGTTTTTAGTGGATATGTGTAATACATACGTATTTTATTCTGGTGATTATTCAGCAGAATCTAATATACTACGTGCTAATTTACCTGAAAATTTGCGAAGCGATATAAAAATTGCAATTGTAGATGCCGCTTACCACACCGATGATGTTTCGCAAAATGAAAGATTAGACGATCTATGTACAGAAATTGAACGAGTCATGCAAAATAAAGGAATAGCATTACTACCGCTGCCGCAACTTGGTAGGGCGCAAGATATAGTATTGTATTTATATGAACGATATAAAGAATTTCCGCTTATAGTAGATAAAGAAATTTTGGCTGGATTTGAAGAGATGTTCATATATAAAGATTGGCTAAAAAATAATGAAGAACTTGAACGGGTTCTGGAGAGTTTGAAAAGAAACATAATAGTTATGGATAATGACATTAGTATGCAAAATAGTTACGGAATAGTTGTAATGAGTGATGCGAATATGCAAACGAAAAGAGCACAGTTATACTATGAACAACTTCGGCATGAAGAACGGAATTCCATTATTTTTACAGGACATATTGCTAAAGGGAGTTTTGCAGAAAAAGTTATGAAAGAGCATGTAAGGAATACATGTAGGGTGAATCGAGTTCCGTATAAAGTTCACCAAAGTCTAAGTGATGTTAAGGAAATGTTAAATACATTATTACCAGAACATACGGTGTTAGTGCACTCTCTTAAAGAGGATACGGATCGATTACAACAAAAGCTAAGTACAGCAGGATATGAAAATATATATTCACTTGCAATGGAACGTATAGAAGTAATTTAAAATGTAAAGGGGATAGGTATATGAAAAAAGTATTTGTATTCGTAAGCATTTTCTTTTGTTGTTTCCTTTATAACGTTAAGGAAGGGTTTGCTGCTAGTCCGATGAAACCTAGTTTTGAAGTGAAGTTATTATTAAAGCCAGAACAAGTATTAGGTTATAACAAAGAGATAAAGCAAGAGGTACTAGAACATTTCCAGGCTGGTACAAATTATGAAAGAATACAAGTGCAATTTTTAGATACGGCGAATAAAAGTTTAAGTAACGAAGGTTGGTTTGCGAGAATTCGAAAGAAAGAATTTAGTAAAGATTTTGAGCTAACATATAAAAAAAGATATCCGATTCAAAATGGTGTAATTCAAGATGCACTAGAAGTAGCTAAAAAAGATGGATTTGATAGTAAAACTGATAGTTATGAGGCGGAAATAGATTGGGGATTTGGGAAGAAAACGTTAAGTATTTCAAATAAGAAAAGTTACAGTGCTAAAGGATATGGGGTACTTGATTTACCAAATGAACGGGATGCTCAAAACATGTTAATAGAGAAATTACCAGGGAAAATGAACAAATGGTTGTATACGAATTGGGGAGAAGAGATGCTCAAGGATTCTCACATTTACGGTCCTGTATTAATGAAACGGTATGCAGGTGAATTTGAAAATATAAAAACGAATATTGAAATTTGGCCATTAAGTAATACCGGGAAAATAGAAGATGATTTCGTAATAGAAGTGTCGTTTAAAACAAATGAGGAAAGTATTGCAACAAAACAAAGAGAATTATTAATGGCGAGTATAGAGAAAAAAGGATGGCTGTTACCGAAAGATAGTTTGAAGACAGAGCTGATTTTTCAGTAAATAAGAAAGAAGGAATCCATATGCCATGGATTCCTTTTTCTAATATATGAGCATTAAGCTAAATCAGCTGACACGAACATATCACTATTTTGTAGGTTTTTAGAGCGTAAACTATAAGCAACTACTTTCTTTTTATGTTGTTTTACAACATCAACATGCTCTTCATGATTATAAATATAAAATGTAAAATCCTTTTTGCCACGCTTTGCATTGATAATTAAAGGAGTTCCCTCATTATATGGCGGTGCATAATAGCGATCTAAAAATAAACCTTCATTAAAATCATGAATAATTTGAGATTTCTTTTGGCCTTCTAAATTATTTCCATTGATTGTAACAGTCACATTCTCTTCTTCAAGTTGTGGATGTGTTTCGTACCTGCTAATAATGGATTCAATAACAGAGTTAGGAAGGCTAGAAACGATAATTTTAAATGCCCCAAATACAACTAACAGTACAATAAACCAAGTCGTCATAGTATATCATCCCCTTTATTCTATTAAATAATATAACTCATATGGCAATAGTACATATGGTGAAGTTTTGTATAATTTGTGAAAATTTTTCCTTTTCTTGAACGTTTTTTAACAAATAGAGATGTTTAAAGAATAAAAGGAAATATTCGGTATGATAAAAGTGTAAAGGCTTTCAATTTATCATAAGGGGGTTATGAAATGGGAAGATTAGATGGTAAGGTCGCTTTTATTACAGGAGCTGCGAGGGGGAACGGAGCTGGAATTGCTCATGTGTTTGCAGAGTTAGGGGCGAAGGTGTTACTTGTTGATAGTTCAGAGACAGTTCATGATACTGCAAAAGAAAATGTTAGAAAAATTAATTTTGTTACAAAAAATTGAAATCAAAGCATTTTATAAAAAAAAGGTTTATAATAAAAATATAACTAATTACAAGGAAGTGTAACTATGAGTACTGTAACAATCGTATATGGTATTATTCTTTCTACAATTATTGTTTTATTTATCGTCGGGGTTTCACGTTATATTCATAAATGGAAAGAAGGCGTTGCGAAATTAAATCACATCGAAGAAGAACTTAGTGATTTAATGTTACATCATGGTAAGTAAAAGGTTTATTTTTTAACTAAACAATGTGAAAAAAATCACAAAACATGCTCTCATAGTGAAAGCATGTTTTTTTGTTATGTAAATGATGAGCAAATCACGAATTTTCCTATACGATATAGAATAACTCTTTCAAGTATAAGGGAGAGTTATTCTGTTTTGTATAATTTTGTAATCGAGCTCGGTATAATGATTATATAGAAGGGAATTTATCCCGCATTAACGGGCAGTAAAACTCCCACCTCAAAATTCGGTTGGGGCAAAGAAGTTAGGTGGGAGATCAACTGCCCGTAAACGCCCGATTGGTGAAGGCTAATAATCAGTGGGGGATGAACAAAACCCCCACTGATTATAGTTTCACTTTATTAGAGGGAGGCATATTGTGAATATATTAAAGATTATAGGGATTATTGTGGGAGTTATTATAGTAGGCATTGTAGCTTTCTTTGTAATTATGAAATATTATTTGTCAAAAGAAGATCCAAAGTATGTTTTAAATTACATAAAAGAACATAAAAATAATGAAACATGCTCATTACTTATTAGAAGTCATGAATGGATGAAAGATGAAAAAGAATGGAAAAAGCGTGAAATTCCATTAAAAGTAGATATGGAATTTCAACGTATTTGGTCAGATCGATTAGTGAGTGCAAATGCTAAAGATTATATGAGTATAATGGAAAAGATAAATAGTATAAATTATTTTCCGAAAATAATGCAAGATGAAATTGAGAATGTTTTTAAAGGAACAGTTGAAAATAGTAAGTTTGAATATGCTGGTCAAAAAGGTGGTTCTACTGCATTCGTATTGACAAAAAGTTTGTATACTACGGATAAAAAGGGGAACAAGGTTGAGGCTGTAATAATGTTTGATGATATAGATAATCAAATTACATACCAAAAGCTTAGAAATAATATAGATTACTTCATTCGAGAGGTTATAACAGATGAAGAATCTAGAAGAAAGTTATAATGAAATAATTTTATTATGTAAACAAAGGGCGCTTATTAGAAAGCGTCCTTTTCTTTTAATGATATAGGATTTCCTATTTACTCCGTTGAATATTGATTGAAACTAAGAAAGGAAGTTGAATAAATGACTACAATATATTTCGTTCGCCACGCTCACTCTACATATACAAAGGAAGAAAGGGAACGTCCCTTATCTGAGAAGGGTTGGTTAGATGCACAAAACATAACAAGCTTGTTAAAAGATGAGAAGATTGATGTTGTTATTTCTAGTCCATACGAAAGAGCGATGCAGACCGTTGAAGGAATTGCGAATGCAAATAAACTATCAATACAATTGGAAGAAGATTTACGGGAAAGGTTATTAAGTAAAGAACCAGTACAGGATTTTAATGATGCTATTCAGAAGGTGTGGGAAGACTGGATTTTTGCATACGAAGGCGGGGAATCAAATGATGTAGCACAAAGGCGTGCTGTATTATGTATGCAAAATATATTGGGAAAATATAAAGGGAAGAATATTGTAATAGGCACTCATGGGAATATTATGGTATTACTAATGAATTATTTTGATTCGAAATATGATTTTCAGTTTTGGAAAACACTTCATATGCCCGATGTGTATAAATTGATTTTTGATAATAATGATTTCATTTCTGCTGAAAGAATAGAAAAAACCGGTCATCAGATAAACATTTTGTAAAAGTTTATCAAAAAAAGAGGAAAGAGAGAAGGTATTGTAGAAGTATGACTTTGTAACATAAAAAATATTGGTTAAAGGAGGCTGTTTACATGTTTGAGAAAGAGAAAGAAGGGCTTATTGAAGTTCACAACGTATATGAAATCGCACCAGCAGATGGAGCAATTATAGGTATGGCAACGGAAGAAGAAATGGAGATTGCTGCTGAA
Encoded here:
- a CDS encoding iron ABC transporter permease; this encodes MVNRFVSVRQVGMTVALLLVVMLIVIPLFLILFSSVYENSSWNFLKPFEVMQSGGLAGIFLNSMLLGVLVVLGATILAFPLAFIMSKTDVGKHSKLDIVFMIPFMTPPYIGSMGWILFMQPNGYFEQFFPMLKTISSSFFSLGGMVLIMSLHLFPFLYFMLKNTLLQIGSSKEEAAAVHGGGFFYRLRKIILPLLLSSYVMGALLIFVKTIAEFGTPATFGRRIGFHVLTSEIHKFISSWPIDFSSATALSSLLLSACMLIWYVQNVLNRKYSYAMVSGKGVKSKRYTLSIFTRFIAWVYVISLLIVAIGIPYFSILIASLSKLRGGGLHLNNFTTSHYEALFTIGSPGLEALWNSFIFSLVTAIVAVIVGVFLALMIRKGKKSSEKWLDMCGMLPNMVPGIVMVVGLILFWNSPYMPISIYNTPVMVIVTYVVLFLPYTVQYVKASLGQIDDSLVQAGSIFSGNYIYIFRKIILPLIIPGILAGWAMTFTISIRELVASLLVLPPSVETSATFIFAQFEQGEVSIGMAMAVVSVGLTTMCLLLLQYMEQKRKGVA
- a CDS encoding MBL fold metallo-hydrolase, with protein sequence MMRMEVWGGAGEYGRSCYFVKNKEMKIVFDCGINRSYEESYPKIEREIVTFLDAVFLSHIHEDHTMGLPLLTKYGYKKKIWTTRYTKEQLPAYFEKWKNYNLSKGWDLPYNDQNIKDLNYVCIDEISNPNEWIQITPTLRFQWGYSGHVLGAVWFLVDMCNTYVFYSGDYSAESNILRANLPENLRSDIKIAIVDAAYHTDDVSQNERLDDLCTEIERVMQNKGIALLPLPQLGRAQDIVLYLYERYKEFPLIVDKEILAGFEEMFIYKDWLKNNEELERVLESLKRNIIVMDNDISMQNSYGIVVMSDANMQTKRAQLYYEQLRHEERNSIIFTGHIAKGSFAEKVMKEHVRNTCRVNRVPYKVHQSLSDVKEMLNTLLPEHTVLVHSLKEDTDRLQQKLSTAGYENIYSLAMERIEVI
- a CDS encoding YfmQ family protein, whose protein sequence is MTTWFIVLLVVFGAFKIIVSSLPNSVIESIISRYETHPQLEEENVTVTINGNNLEGQKKSQIIHDFNEGLFLDRYYAPPYNEGTPLIINAKRGKKDFTFYIYNHEEHVDVVKQHKKKVVAYSLRSKNLQNSDMFVSADLA
- a CDS encoding histidine phosphatase family protein, with amino-acid sequence MTTIYFVRHAHSTYTKEERERPLSEKGWLDAQNITSLLKDEKIDVVISSPYERAMQTVEGIANANKLSIQLEEDLRERLLSKEPVQDFNDAIQKVWEDWIFAYEGGESNDVAQRRAVLCMQNILGKYKGKNIVIGTHGNIMVLLMNYFDSKYDFQFWKTLHMPDVYKLIFDNNDFISAERIEKTGHQINIL